From the Vibrio vulnificus CMCP6 genome, one window contains:
- a CDS encoding ATP-binding protein — protein sequence MKRIYLEAFFGLILLFFATLWGYEVIVYQLNTDYDRVLTEFEINAFHDLLTPLYQEKGQAYFTEAMENYAEATRSILTIYEQKQLPKEIAAVFVDPAMLVYLDDDFDVWMRFSANSTIYHLEEDLQSPLRQAIDFSGNLVWVFFIIGFAIYCVILIWFLSRRVRELERVTLAFASGDLSARARTTARYSVGSLNKSFNVMADKIANLITSNKVLTNAVAHELRTPIFRLQWQADLLADSPLNEKQQKSVSSMVEDIDEMEAMVEEMLYYAKMERPEAQLHTQAISLQPWCETLVRKWQSETYHPIHLQIDSCCDQVNVDPHLVKRALDNLVRNAMRYTQTQVRIQVTHTAEQLEFQVHDDGKGVAEQDWPYLFDAFYSADKSRNKSTSGYGLGLAIVKQICQIHNGSAHVAHSPLGGACFIIRFSL from the coding sequence ATGAAGCGCATTTATCTGGAAGCCTTTTTTGGCCTGATTCTTTTGTTTTTTGCCACATTGTGGGGCTACGAGGTTATCGTCTATCAGTTAAATACCGACTACGATCGTGTACTGACAGAATTCGAGATCAATGCGTTTCATGATCTACTAACACCGCTGTATCAGGAAAAAGGCCAAGCCTATTTCACCGAAGCGATGGAAAATTACGCCGAAGCCACGCGTTCTATTTTAACCATCTACGAGCAAAAGCAGCTGCCAAAAGAGATTGCTGCTGTTTTTGTTGATCCTGCAATGCTGGTTTATCTGGATGATGATTTTGATGTTTGGATGCGCTTTTCCGCCAACTCGACCATCTATCACTTAGAAGAAGATCTGCAATCACCGTTAAGGCAAGCCATCGATTTTAGCGGTAATTTAGTTTGGGTGTTCTTCATTATCGGCTTTGCTATCTATTGCGTCATTTTGATTTGGTTTCTAAGTCGCCGAGTTCGTGAGTTAGAACGCGTAACATTGGCTTTTGCATCGGGTGATTTGTCCGCGCGAGCCCGTACCACCGCCCGGTATTCCGTCGGCTCCTTGAACAAAAGCTTCAACGTCATGGCGGATAAGATCGCCAATCTGATCACCAGCAACAAGGTTTTGACTAACGCTGTGGCTCATGAGCTACGCACACCCATTTTTCGTCTGCAATGGCAAGCCGATTTACTTGCCGACTCGCCACTCAACGAGAAGCAACAAAAATCGGTTTCCAGCATGGTGGAAGACATTGATGAAATGGAAGCCATGGTAGAAGAGATGCTCTACTACGCAAAAATGGAAAGGCCCGAAGCTCAGTTGCACACACAGGCGATTTCTCTCCAGCCTTGGTGTGAAACCCTCGTGAGAAAATGGCAGAGCGAAACCTATCATCCCATCCATTTACAGATCGACAGCTGTTGTGATCAAGTCAATGTTGATCCTCACCTTGTGAAAAGAGCGCTCGACAATTTGGTGCGTAATGCGATGCGCTACACCCAAACACAAGTTCGCATTCAAGTGACACACACTGCCGAGCAGTTGGAATTTCAAGTACACGATGATGGCAAAGGCGTCGCCGAACAAGATTGGCCTTACCTGTTCGATGCCTTTTACAGCGCCGACAAATCGCGTAACAAATCCACCAGCGGTTATGGCTTGGGATTGGCGATCGTCAAACAGATTTGCCAGATTCACAACGGCAGTGCACACGTTGCCCATAGCCCGCTGGGCGGTGCCTGCTTCATCATTCGTTTTTCCCTCTAA
- a CDS encoding response regulator: MVEDQKLIIVEDDIKLQQMLSDYFMSQGFSVITVDNGTDAPEMILNEKPALVLLDLMLPGQDGLSVCRQIRDAYNGKILMLTASDDDFDHVAALEIGADDFVNKPIKPRVLLARVRMLLRRPDVAVNQDANNCRYGALKLNRIRRECQLVDQTINLTDGEFDLLWLLATSAEQVLSRESLTKALRGIEYDGVDRTIDNRVVTLRKKLNDTTTPPKKILTVRGKGYMFMPDTWNE; encoded by the coding sequence ATGGTAGAAGACCAGAAGTTGATCATTGTTGAAGATGACATCAAGCTCCAACAGATGTTAAGTGACTATTTTATGTCACAAGGATTTTCAGTGATCACCGTTGATAATGGCACGGATGCGCCTGAAATGATCCTCAACGAAAAGCCAGCACTCGTCCTGCTTGACCTGATGTTACCTGGTCAAGATGGGTTGAGCGTGTGTCGGCAAATTCGCGACGCCTATAATGGAAAAATCCTGATGTTAACCGCCAGCGATGACGATTTCGATCACGTGGCTGCGTTGGAAATTGGCGCGGATGACTTTGTCAATAAACCCATTAAACCACGCGTTTTGCTGGCTCGGGTGAGGATGCTACTGAGACGACCAGATGTGGCCGTTAACCAAGACGCCAACAACTGCCGATACGGTGCGCTGAAACTCAATCGTATTCGTCGAGAGTGCCAACTGGTCGATCAAACCATCAATTTAACCGATGGCGAGTTTGATTTGCTCTGGCTGCTGGCCACGTCAGCAGAACAAGTGCTGTCGCGCGAATCTTTGACCAAGGCTTTGCGAGGCATCGAATACGATGGCGTGGATCGCACCATTGACAATCGTGTGGTCACATTGAGGAAAAAACTCAACGATACCACCACACCACCAAAGAAAATTCTCACGGTTCGAGGCAAGGGCTATATGTTTATGCCAGACACATGGAATGAATAA
- a CDS encoding NAD(P)-dependent oxidoreductase, whose amino-acid sequence MKIAILGATGWIGSTLVNEARERGHDVIAVARNPNAIERDDVEKRPFDVRQPHNLAQTFQDADYVIAAVGGRANNDHSIVAETAQLLLTQLANVGVKRLLWVGGAGSLEVAPDVKLVTVPEFPEEYKAEALAQSDALDQFRSLSSDVDWTFVSPAAEIFPGEKRHHYRVGGDQLLSDDEGKSQISVADYAAALLDVLKTNQYLNQRIGVAY is encoded by the coding sequence ATGAAAATAGCAATATTAGGCGCAACAGGTTGGATCGGCAGTACTCTTGTCAACGAAGCACGCGAACGTGGTCATGATGTGATTGCTGTCGCTCGCAATCCCAATGCCATTGAACGCGATGATGTAGAGAAACGTCCATTTGACGTTCGCCAACCACACAACCTGGCGCAAACATTCCAAGATGCCGATTACGTTATTGCCGCCGTTGGTGGCAGAGCAAACAACGATCACAGCATCGTGGCTGAAACCGCTCAATTGTTACTGACGCAGTTGGCCAACGTCGGTGTTAAGCGCTTGCTTTGGGTTGGCGGAGCGGGTTCGCTAGAAGTGGCACCCGATGTCAAACTTGTCACCGTGCCAGAGTTTCCTGAAGAATATAAAGCAGAAGCGCTGGCACAATCAGACGCACTGGATCAATTTCGTTCCCTCTCTAGCGACGTTGATTGGACCTTTGTCAGTCCAGCGGCAGAAATTTTTCCGGGAGAAAAACGCCATCACTACCGTGTCGGAGGCGATCAACTGCTCAGCGACGACGAAGGTAAGAGCCAAATTTCCGTGGCAGATTACGCAGCGGCCTTGCTCGATGTATTAAAAACGAACCAGTACCTCAATCAGCGCATTGGCGTAGCTTACTAA
- a CDS encoding LysR family transcriptional regulator yields the protein MDRLDAIKSFIEVANCRSFTQAAETLSLSRLQVTRHVQEVESWLQQRLLHRTTRKVSLTHAGEQAYIRCQRILDEAAALELDAVQSRDSLTGSIRISAPIGFSQHYLIDAVSAFTELHPLVMVDILASDRFSQLVDERVDVALRYTDQPDETLIARKLMDIDAVVCATQGYLDEHEPIVVPEDLANHNCLVHLSTHLWRFVADNQISEVSVKGNIRANDLSTLLGAALAGKGVIRLPCDLANPLLQQGKLVALLTPYTLPSSSLWAVYLSRSYQTPVVRQFIDFIAQRWDQNVQLWQRPA from the coding sequence ATGGACAGACTCGACGCCATCAAGAGCTTTATTGAAGTGGCCAATTGCCGCAGTTTTACCCAAGCAGCGGAAACCTTATCGCTAAGTCGGCTTCAGGTAACTCGGCATGTCCAAGAAGTGGAAAGCTGGCTTCAACAGCGCTTACTGCATCGCACGACTCGAAAAGTCAGCCTGACGCACGCAGGCGAACAAGCCTATATTCGATGCCAGCGCATTTTAGATGAAGCGGCAGCTTTGGAGTTGGACGCGGTTCAAAGCCGAGATTCGCTAACAGGGTCGATTCGCATTTCTGCTCCGATTGGTTTTTCACAGCACTATCTTATTGATGCGGTCAGTGCATTTACCGAGTTGCATCCGCTTGTAATGGTGGACATCTTGGCCTCTGATCGCTTTTCGCAATTGGTTGATGAGCGCGTAGATGTCGCCTTGCGATATACCGATCAACCCGATGAGACGTTAATTGCGAGAAAACTGATGGATATCGATGCGGTCGTGTGTGCGACACAAGGGTATTTGGATGAACATGAGCCCATTGTCGTGCCGGAAGATTTAGCCAACCACAATTGCTTAGTCCATTTGAGTACCCACTTATGGCGATTCGTTGCCGATAATCAAATCTCAGAAGTATCCGTAAAAGGCAATATTCGGGCGAATGATCTCAGTACCTTATTAGGTGCGGCGCTGGCAGGGAAAGGGGTGATCCGTTTGCCATGTGATTTGGCCAATCCGCTTTTGCAACAGGGTAAGCTTGTCGCACTATTGACCCCCTATACTTTGCCTTCGTCTTCCTTGTGGGCTGTTTATCTTTCTCGCAGTTATCAAACCCCGGTGGTGCGTCAGTTTATTGATTTTATCGCGCAGCGATGGGATCAGAATGTGCAATTGTGGCAAAGGCCTGCGTAG
- a CDS encoding SDR family oxidoreductase — protein MKKLVVITGASSGIGEAIARRFSEEGHPLLLLARRVERLEALNLPNTLCAQVDVTDKNTFDAAITRAEKIYGPADVLVNNAGVMLLGQIDTQEANEWQRMFDVNVLGLLNGMQAVLAPMKARNSGTIINISSIAGKKTFPDHAAYCGTKFAVHAISENVREEVAASNVRVTTIAPGAVETELLSHTTSQQIKDGYDAWKVDMGGVLAADDVARAVLFAYQQPQNVCIREIALAPTKQQP, from the coding sequence ATGAAAAAATTAGTCGTTATTACAGGTGCAAGCTCTGGTATTGGTGAAGCCATCGCGCGTCGTTTCAGTGAAGAAGGTCATCCACTGCTGCTCTTGGCACGTCGCGTCGAGCGCCTAGAAGCGCTTAATTTGCCAAACACACTTTGTGCTCAAGTGGACGTGACCGATAAAAACACCTTTGATGCTGCGATTACTCGTGCAGAAAAAATCTATGGCCCGGCGGACGTATTAGTCAACAACGCGGGTGTGATGTTACTTGGCCAGATTGACACTCAAGAAGCGAATGAATGGCAACGTATGTTTGATGTTAATGTCCTTGGTTTGCTAAACGGTATGCAAGCGGTGCTAGCGCCAATGAAAGCACGCAACAGCGGCACTATTATTAACATCAGCTCGATCGCAGGTAAGAAAACCTTCCCAGATCACGCTGCATACTGTGGCACCAAATTCGCTGTGCATGCCATTTCTGAAAATGTGCGTGAAGAAGTGGCTGCCTCTAACGTACGTGTCACGACCATCGCACCGGGTGCGGTCGAAACCGAATTGCTTTCACACACCACATCGCAACAAATCAAAGACGGTTACGATGCATGGAAAGTGGATATGGGTGGCGTGTTGGCAGCAGACGATGTCGCGAGAGCTGTGTTGTTTGCCTACCAGCAACCTCAAAACGTCTGTATTCGTGAAATCGCTCTAGCACCGACCAAGCAGCAGCCATAA